A region of Micromonospora chokoriensis DNA encodes the following proteins:
- a CDS encoding PadR family transcriptional regulator, translating into MTAVFSHGRLRLYLLKLLDDGPKHGYELIRLLEDRFLGLYAPSAGTIYPRLQRLEAEGLVAHTAAGGRKTYDITDAGRAELRQRAGELTELEADIAASVADLSSLAGEIRSEVRGSVRDLKRELSEATRQTRRTRWEVPAPPPPRPASASGPHAALLDEFDKRLAAFTSEVGQLVRARRFSETQLRTAIRLLDGAMEGLRRLLR; encoded by the coding sequence GTGACCGCCGTGTTCAGCCACGGACGGCTCCGGCTCTACCTGCTCAAGCTCCTCGACGACGGCCCGAAGCACGGGTACGAGCTGATCCGCCTTCTGGAGGACCGGTTCCTCGGCCTCTACGCGCCCAGCGCCGGCACCATCTACCCTCGCCTCCAACGGTTGGAAGCCGAGGGCCTGGTCGCCCACACCGCAGCCGGCGGCCGCAAGACGTACGACATCACCGATGCCGGTCGTGCCGAGCTGCGCCAGCGGGCCGGTGAGTTGACCGAGCTGGAAGCGGACATCGCCGCTTCGGTGGCCGACCTCTCCAGCCTGGCCGGGGAGATCCGCAGCGAGGTACGCGGGTCGGTGCGCGACCTCAAACGGGAGCTGAGCGAGGCCACCCGGCAGACCCGGCGTACGCGCTGGGAGGTGCCCGCACCGCCGCCACCCCGGCCGGCGTCGGCCTCCGGGCCGCACGCCGCGCTGCTCGACGAGTTCGACAAGCGGCTGGCCGCGTTCACGTCCGAGGTGGGTCAACTCGTGCGCGCCCGGCGGTTCAGCGAGACGCAGCTCCGCACCGCGATCAGGTTGCTCGACGGCGCTATGGAGGGGCTGCGCCGCCTGTTGCGCTGA
- a CDS encoding response regulator transcription factor has translation MPATQTEARLLVVEDDPNILELLSASLRFAGFDVATATSGSAALNAAKDHRPDLVVLDVMLPDLDGFEVIRMLREGGTRTPVVFLTARDATDDKIRGLTLGGDDYVTKPFSLEELTARIRAVLRRTTTGEQAPSRLTFADLELDEETHEVHRAGQRVQLSPTEFKLLRYLMLNANRVLSKAQILDHVWNYDFRGDDNIVESYISYLRRKVDTTQPRLIHTLRGVGYVLRKPAA, from the coding sequence ATGCCCGCTACCCAGACCGAGGCGCGACTCCTCGTGGTCGAGGACGACCCCAACATCCTCGAACTGCTCTCCGCGAGCCTGCGGTTCGCGGGCTTCGACGTGGCCACCGCGACAAGTGGGAGCGCGGCGCTCAACGCCGCCAAGGACCACCGGCCCGACCTGGTGGTGCTCGACGTGATGTTGCCGGACCTGGACGGGTTCGAGGTCATCCGCATGCTCCGCGAGGGCGGCACGCGTACCCCGGTGGTCTTCCTGACCGCCCGGGACGCCACCGACGACAAGATCCGTGGCCTGACCCTGGGCGGCGACGACTACGTCACGAAGCCGTTCAGCCTGGAGGAGTTGACCGCCCGCATCCGCGCTGTGCTGCGCCGCACCACGACCGGCGAGCAGGCGCCCTCCCGGCTCACCTTCGCCGATCTGGAGTTGGACGAGGAGACCCACGAGGTGCACCGGGCCGGGCAACGCGTGCAGCTCTCGCCGACCGAGTTCAAGCTGCTGCGGTACCTGATGCTCAACGCCAACCGGGTGCTGTCCAAGGCGCAGATCCTCGACCACGTCTGGAACTACGACTTCCGTGGTGACGACAACATCGTCGAGTCCTACATCTCGTACCTGCGGCGCAAGGTCGACACCACCCAGCCTCGGCTGATCCACACCCTCCGTGGCGTCGGGTACGTCCTGCGCAAGCCGGCGGCGTGA
- a CDS encoding sensor histidine kinase, with product MNPVEQAKGRVRGVPLRIKLVTSVLALVAVALLVISVSTAYFLHNYLVDQIDLELRGSAKGIQSLPPQTNSVSLPSDYVVVLTNPLTGKAQNPLYDSSRFRVEDLPPVPTDSSGFEAEEQARDGVPFTVRARDSSVRWRMLYTELPNGQVAAIGQHLTDVDLAVKRLAWIDLLVGGAVLIMLASVGAAIVRASLKPLVEIERTAAAIAGGDLTRRVPDPEQGQEHPTSELGRLSRALNAMLTQIEVAFTARAASESAARWAESAARDAAASAQASEARARRSEERMRQFVADASHELRTPLTTIRGFAELYRQGAARAPEQTAGLLRRIEDEAARMGLLVEDLLLLARLDRERPLSLTPVELPVLASDAVHAARAIAPDRRIELEIALDAGPLVVSADDARLRQVIGNLVTNALTHTPTDAEIRVRLHSEPGGFAVVEVADTGPGLSPEQAERVFERFYRADAARTRRADGNTGTGLGLAIVAALVAAHHGSVEVAETPGGGATFRVRLPLLPEVDDDPGE from the coding sequence GTGAACCCGGTCGAGCAGGCGAAGGGGCGAGTGCGCGGCGTTCCACTGCGGATCAAGCTGGTCACCTCGGTGCTGGCGCTGGTCGCCGTCGCGCTGCTGGTGATCAGCGTTTCGACCGCGTACTTCCTGCACAACTACCTGGTCGACCAGATCGACCTGGAGCTACGTGGATCCGCCAAGGGGATCCAGTCCCTCCCGCCGCAGACAAACAGCGTCTCGCTGCCCAGCGACTACGTCGTCGTGCTGACCAACCCGCTCACCGGCAAGGCACAGAACCCTCTGTACGACTCGTCCCGCTTCCGGGTGGAGGATCTGCCTCCGGTGCCGACCGACTCGAGCGGTTTCGAGGCGGAGGAGCAGGCCCGCGACGGTGTTCCGTTCACCGTTCGGGCCCGGGACAGCTCCGTGCGTTGGCGGATGCTCTACACCGAGCTGCCCAACGGCCAGGTCGCCGCGATCGGCCAGCACCTGACCGACGTGGACCTGGCCGTCAAACGACTCGCCTGGATCGATCTGCTGGTCGGCGGAGCAGTGCTGATCATGCTGGCCTCGGTCGGCGCGGCGATCGTCCGCGCCAGCCTCAAACCGCTGGTGGAGATCGAACGCACCGCCGCCGCCATCGCCGGGGGTGACCTGACCCGTCGGGTCCCCGATCCGGAGCAGGGGCAGGAGCATCCCACCTCCGAGCTGGGGCGGCTCTCCCGCGCGCTCAACGCGATGCTCACCCAGATCGAGGTGGCCTTCACCGCCCGGGCCGCCTCGGAGAGCGCGGCGAGGTGGGCGGAGAGCGCCGCCCGGGACGCGGCGGCCTCCGCCCAGGCGTCCGAGGCGCGGGCCCGGCGCTCGGAGGAACGCATGCGGCAGTTCGTCGCGGACGCCTCGCACGAGCTGCGGACCCCGCTGACCACCATTCGCGGTTTCGCCGAGCTGTACCGGCAGGGTGCGGCCCGTGCGCCGGAGCAGACCGCCGGCCTGCTGCGCCGCATCGAGGACGAGGCGGCCCGGATGGGGCTGCTGGTGGAGGACCTGCTGCTGCTCGCCCGGCTGGACCGGGAACGGCCGCTCTCGCTGACTCCGGTGGAGCTGCCGGTGCTCGCCTCCGACGCGGTGCACGCGGCCCGGGCGATCGCCCCGGATCGGCGCATCGAGCTGGAGATCGCACTCGATGCGGGCCCGCTCGTGGTCTCCGCCGACGACGCGCGGCTGCGCCAGGTGATCGGCAACCTGGTCACCAACGCGTTGACCCACACCCCGACCGACGCCGAGATCCGTGTGCGGTTGCACAGCGAACCGGGCGGCTTCGCCGTGGTGGAGGTGGCCGACACCGGCCCGGGCCTCTCCCCGGAGCAGGCCGAACGGGTCTTCGAGCGGTTCTACCGGGCGGACGCGGCACGAACCCGGCGGGCTGACGGCAACACCGGCACCGGCCTCGGCCTGGCCATCGTGGCGGCGTTGGTCGCGGCTCACCACGGTTCGGTCGAGGTGGCCGAGACGCCCGGTGGCGGGGCGACCTTCCGGGTCCGGCTTCCGCTGCTGCCCGAGGTGGACGACGACCCCGGTGAGTGA
- a CDS encoding trypsin-like peptidase domain-containing protein, which yields MTEFESDPQRRPAPTDAEPSHPTAELPRDERAQSDSPTTPIEVVSTGGDDPTSAVTPAASPAPAGSSAPAHQPTGYEPPTAYQPSAATPSAPPYPVSGYPAHGQSGYPQQSAGQYPGAPWYQGQQSGWAGGGQPGMAYPGQHQQHPGQHPQHPGQPVPPWGPQVAPPGSGPRPGRIAKFAGAGVAVFALMLGSGVAGGALALALDGDGGGVTRTYSAAPVINGADLPKIAASVQDSVVSITTDSGEGSGVVLSADGYILTNNHVVASAAGGNVLVIFADGKKAEAKVIGTDPKTDLAVVKANGVSDLKAATFGDSDAMQVGDQVLALGSPLGLQGSVTSGILSARDRTIRAGEGQPQDPTQQPSRTVSSISGLLQTDAPINPGNSGGALVNTRGEVIGVNTAIATSGQSTGNIGVGFAIPSNKAKDVAGKLQRGEKVSHPSLGVGVNQAEGGGALVASVTPGSPAEQAGLQRGDVVTRFGDKPVNDSDDLVGAVQAGKVGDRVEVTFKRNGVEKTVTVTLAETP from the coding sequence ATGACCGAGTTCGAGTCCGACCCGCAGCGCCGGCCGGCCCCCACCGACGCCGAGCCGTCGCACCCCACCGCCGAGCTGCCGCGCGACGAGCGCGCGCAGTCCGACTCCCCGACCACTCCCATCGAGGTCGTCTCCACCGGTGGTGACGACCCGACGAGCGCCGTGACCCCGGCCGCGTCGCCCGCGCCGGCCGGCTCCTCCGCGCCCGCCCACCAGCCGACCGGGTACGAGCCGCCGACCGCCTACCAGCCCTCGGCCGCCACCCCGTCCGCGCCGCCATACCCGGTCTCCGGCTACCCGGCGCACGGCCAGTCCGGCTACCCGCAGCAGAGCGCCGGTCAGTACCCCGGTGCCCCCTGGTACCAGGGTCAGCAGTCCGGCTGGGCCGGCGGGGGCCAGCCGGGCATGGCGTACCCGGGTCAGCACCAGCAGCACCCCGGGCAGCACCCCCAGCACCCGGGCCAGCCGGTTCCGCCGTGGGGTCCGCAGGTCGCGCCGCCTGGTAGCGGCCCTCGGCCGGGGCGGATCGCCAAGTTCGCCGGGGCCGGCGTCGCGGTGTTCGCCCTGATGCTCGGGTCGGGCGTCGCCGGCGGCGCGCTCGCCCTGGCCCTCGACGGTGACGGCGGCGGTGTCACCCGCACCTACTCGGCGGCACCGGTGATCAACGGCGCGGACCTGCCGAAGATCGCCGCGTCCGTGCAGGACAGCGTCGTCTCGATCACGACCGACAGCGGTGAGGGTTCCGGGGTGGTGCTCAGCGCCGACGGGTACATCCTGACCAACAACCACGTGGTCGCCTCCGCCGCCGGCGGTAACGTGCTGGTGATCTTCGCCGACGGCAAGAAGGCCGAGGCGAAGGTCATCGGCACCGACCCGAAGACCGACCTGGCCGTGGTCAAGGCCAACGGCGTGAGCGACCTCAAGGCCGCCACGTTCGGTGACAGCGACGCCATGCAGGTCGGTGACCAGGTGCTGGCGCTGGGCAGCCCGCTCGGCCTGCAAGGTTCGGTGACCTCGGGCATCCTCAGCGCCCGGGACCGCACCATCCGGGCCGGTGAGGGTCAGCCACAGGACCCGACCCAGCAGCCGAGCCGGACCGTCAGCTCGATCTCCGGCCTGCTCCAGACCGACGCGCCGATCAACCCCGGCAACTCCGGCGGCGCGCTGGTCAACACCCGGGGCGAGGTGATCGGCGTGAACACCGCCATCGCGACCTCCGGCCAAAGCACCGGCAACATCGGCGTGGGCTTCGCCATCCCCAGCAACAAGGCCAAGGACGTCGCCGGCAAGCTCCAGCGCGGCGAGAAGGTCAGCCACCCGTCGCTCGGGGTCGGCGTCAACCAGGCCGAGGGCGGCGGCGCGCTCGTCGCGTCGGTCACGCCGGGCAGCCCGGCCGAGCAGGCCGGCCTGCAGCGCGGTGACGTCGTCACCCGGTTCGGCGACAAGCCGGTCAACGACT